DNA sequence from the Chryseobacterium indicum genome:
GGAGCGGAAGGCGGAAATTGCTGCCATAAAAAATAATAAATGCAATTCGGCGTAGCCAAAAGCTGCCATAAAAAATTAAAGTTGTTTTAAAATATCCTCAAGTGAAGCTCTTTCTTTGTAATCGGGATTGAAATGTCTCCAGATGATTTTTTGATTTTCATCTAAAATATAGGTCGCAGAAACGGGCAGTCTTCCGGAATCATCGGAACGACTTTTCTTAAAATCGTCTCCCAATCGGTTTTCGTAGAAATCGAGCGTTTTTTTCTCGGATGTATACAGAACGTCAAAAAGTTCTGCGATTTTGTAGTTTTCATCATACAAAACGGAATACACGGTTTTGGTTTTGCTGATAGTTTTTGCGATAAACTCAGGTTTTTCGGGAGAAATAATGACCAGTCTTGTGTTTTTTGACTGTAATTCGGGAGCAAGATTTTGTAGGCTTTCAACATATTTATTACAATACGGACACCATTGTCCACGAATGAAAACCACCACGGTTTTCTTTTTTTCCTGAGACAGAGAAAATGTTTTTTCAAACTGATCTTTTGCTGTAAAGTTGGGAATCGTTTCACCTACCAT
Encoded proteins:
- a CDS encoding redoxin domain-containing protein; translated protein: MFTKIIYTFFFLVAISFNAQSKTGIQFQTKNLEEAKKLAQQENKLIFIDLYTTWCGPCKLMKKNTFPNPELGEFFNKNFISLYIDAEKEGTELAKKFKIVNYPSFLFLDQNGELVQYEYGYYNATQFLNIGKSVTEKRNSDKKTPTISEVKGKMVGETIPNFTAKDQFEKTFSLSQEKKKTVVVFIRGQWCPYCNKYVESLQNLAPELQSKNTRLVIISPEKPEFIAKTISKTKTVYSVLYDENYKIAELFDVLYTSEKKTLDFYENRLGDDFKKSRSDDSGRLPVSATYILDENQKIIWRHFNPDYKERASLEDILKQL